The proteins below are encoded in one region of Deltaproteobacteria bacterium:
- a CDS encoding ParA family protein, protein MNKSCSACGASFRPSYVYQLAVRDGQRLYFCSLECRQRALGAEGFRAKRARRVAILNQKGGTGKTTTAVNLAAGAAERGHQVLLVDTDAQGNVGVSLGIAGERSLYHVLVDGDDPTDVAVPVRAGLDVITSNASLAAAEIWLARQNPATRSRIMTHRLNSMKVSRTYDYIVLDCGPSLNLLNQNALSYADEVVIPVTCDYLALVGVKQVLRTIKDIERHLHHAVRVSAVLPTFYDGRTRLAREVLATLQEHFGHKCLAPIRTNTRLAEAPSHRKTIFEYAPGSHGAKDYARVVDWLVRTPQIATHGVAA, encoded by the coding sequence ATGAACAAGAGCTGCAGCGCCTGTGGCGCGTCGTTTCGGCCGTCGTACGTCTATCAGCTCGCCGTTCGCGACGGCCAGCGCCTGTACTTTTGCAGCCTCGAATGCCGGCAGCGCGCGCTCGGCGCCGAGGGGTTTCGCGCCAAACGGGCGCGTAGGGTCGCGATTCTGAACCAGAAAGGCGGCACCGGCAAGACGACCACCGCGGTCAACCTCGCCGCCGGCGCGGCCGAGCGCGGCCACCAGGTACTGCTGGTGGACACCGACGCGCAGGGCAACGTCGGCGTGAGCTTGGGCATCGCCGGGGAACGCAGCCTGTATCACGTACTCGTCGACGGCGACGACCCCACCGACGTCGCGGTGCCGGTGCGCGCCGGGCTGGACGTCATCACGAGCAACGCGAGCCTCGCGGCGGCCGAGATCTGGCTCGCGCGGCAGAATCCCGCGACGCGCTCGCGCATCATGACGCATCGCCTCAACTCGATGAAGGTGTCGCGCACCTACGATTACATCGTGCTCGACTGCGGGCCGTCGCTGAACCTGCTCAACCAGAACGCGCTGAGTTACGCCGACGAGGTGGTCATTCCTGTCACGTGCGACTACCTCGCACTGGTGGGGGTCAAGCAGGTATTGCGCACCATCAAGGACATCGAGCGGCACCTTCACCACGCGGTCCGCGTGTCCGCAGTGCTGCCCACGTTCTACGACGGCCGCACGCGCCTCGCGCGCGAAGTGCTGGCTACGCTACAGGAGCACTTCGGCCACAAGTGCCTCGCGCCGATCCGCACCAACACGCGGCTGGCCGAGGCGCCGAGTCACCGCAAGACCATCTTTGAGTACGCGCCCGGCTCGCATGGCGCGAAAGACTACGCGCGCGTCGTGGACTGGCTCGTGCGCACACCGCAGATCGCGACGCACGGCGTCGCCGCCTGA
- a CDS encoding CPBP family intramembrane metalloprotease, giving the protein MTPRTRRSRPLGRGDLATSFAFIFPLFVGYELGVVFTPALNGVDFVTGWILHAVDGDRGRYVVVNLSLAVVYVAALWWLRRRRAVDLRAFMPMLLLSAIYALTLGSFIVFVMTRLLGFDGLLATGDLGLGSRLIVAMGAGVHEELVFRLGLLAGGAYLLRAMGVRHRVAAAIAFVASSLLFSAAHHVGPLGDPFTLPVFVYRALAGAAFGAIFYFHSLSHAVYTHFLYDVYVLLFRG; this is encoded by the coding sequence ATGACGCCGCGCACGCGCCGCTCGCGCCCCTTGGGTCGGGGCGACCTGGCGACCAGCTTCGCGTTCATTTTTCCGTTGTTCGTCGGGTACGAGCTCGGCGTCGTGTTTACGCCGGCGCTCAACGGCGTCGACTTCGTGACCGGGTGGATTTTGCACGCGGTCGACGGCGACCGCGGCCGGTACGTGGTCGTCAACCTGTCGTTGGCGGTCGTGTACGTGGCTGCGCTGTGGTGGCTGCGGCGCCGGCGCGCCGTCGATTTGCGTGCATTCATGCCGATGTTGCTGTTGTCAGCGATCTATGCGCTCACGCTCGGCAGCTTCATCGTGTTCGTGATGACGCGGTTGCTCGGGTTCGACGGATTGCTCGCGACTGGCGATCTCGGTCTCGGCTCCCGCCTCATCGTCGCGATGGGAGCGGGCGTACACGAGGAACTCGTGTTCCGCCTCGGCCTGCTGGCGGGCGGCGCCTACCTGCTGCGGGCGATGGGCGTGCGGCACCGGGTCGCCGCGGCGATCGCATTCGTCGCATCGTCGCTGCTGTTTTCCGCCGCCCACCACGTCGGCCCCCTCGGCGACCCGTTTACGCTGCCCGTGTTCGTCTACCGGGCGCTGGCCGGCGCCGCGTTCGGCGCGATCTTCTACTTCCACTCGCTGTCACACGCGGTCTACACGCACTTTTTGTACGACGTGTACGTGTTGCTGTTCCGCGGGTAG
- a CDS encoding insulinase family protein produces MQFLCAAMATAALAGVHGSDVLRDRLDNGLTLLMAPNCAAPVVALQAWVGVGSADEVEGEYGIAHVFEHMLFKGTARRGVGEIAQDVEGAGGEINAWTTFDQTVYHVVVASRDFDVGLDVMSDALQHSSFDPAELELEREVILEEIKQGADDPGRSVAQALFSTAYVRHPYGRPVIGTDASVRALSRERLLEFFRTWYVANNVTLVVAGDFDPGGVRAAVRRAFGDLPGRALPRRRVREPAQTRPRAAVVTQDVREAQIAVGFHIPALRSEDTAALDVLAVVLGQGESSRLTARVRRARELATSAYAYAHSLRDPGLFVVGMTVPPTTIGAALDEALVQVFRLAIEPIGDAEIDKARRVIEADAIYQEETAQGAARKLGFYERVAGRAEFEREYLDRVARTTASDVRAAAARYLRPDNATVAALLPSGGRLATARGRDARRARLIAAVGKAAARAAKSYAPPAPIAFASGVVRDVLPNGLRVIVRRDATVPIVAMRAVWLGGVRAETARNNGINYLLAALITRGCGELSAEQLAARVDDMAGVLSGFSGRNTFGLRAEWLAADWEAGLGLLADCIRAPALPHAEFLRERRRLLDEIAARSDSPSYVAFRLLQAELFRGHPYRFDVLGDEASVAKLSRKQLVDYYRNRYPVGDMVLVVVGDVDPERVLRRVRELFGDAPRRRLRGPARAAAGAAPSSGGPREVYGYLDRQQAHMVVGFPGTTVDDPDRYALDVLTTILSGQGGRLFVELRDRRGLAYRVGATSFEGVDPGYVAIYIACSPQKIEQAYEAIRSELRRIVHDKVSDDELRRAQRYLVGAHEIALQRRSAIASAMAFHEVYGLGVDEYARYAAAIDAVTPEDVQRVAATYLDWDAAVVATVRPPAFTPEAARRARGVVSKRRPARGPRRGRRGR; encoded by the coding sequence GTGCAGTTTTTGTGCGCGGCGATGGCGACGGCAGCGCTCGCTGGGGTACACGGGAGCGACGTGCTGCGCGACCGGCTCGACAACGGCCTCACCCTGTTGATGGCTCCGAACTGCGCGGCACCCGTGGTGGCGCTGCAGGCGTGGGTCGGTGTCGGGTCGGCCGACGAGGTCGAAGGCGAGTACGGCATCGCGCACGTATTCGAACACATGCTGTTCAAGGGGACCGCGCGCCGCGGTGTCGGCGAGATTGCGCAGGACGTCGAGGGCGCGGGCGGTGAGATCAATGCGTGGACGACGTTCGATCAGACCGTCTACCACGTCGTGGTTGCGAGCCGCGACTTCGACGTTGGACTCGACGTGATGTCCGACGCGTTGCAGCACTCGTCCTTCGACCCCGCCGAACTCGAGCTCGAGCGTGAGGTGATCCTCGAGGAAATCAAACAGGGCGCCGACGATCCGGGACGTAGTGTCGCGCAGGCGCTGTTTTCGACCGCCTATGTACGTCACCCCTACGGCCGGCCCGTCATCGGTACGGACGCATCCGTACGCGCTCTGAGCCGGGAGCGGTTGCTCGAGTTCTTCCGCACCTGGTACGTCGCCAACAACGTCACGCTCGTCGTCGCCGGCGACTTCGACCCCGGCGGCGTGCGCGCCGCTGTCCGCCGCGCGTTCGGCGACCTGCCCGGGAGAGCGCTGCCGCGGCGGCGCGTGCGCGAGCCGGCGCAGACGCGGCCGCGCGCCGCGGTCGTCACGCAGGACGTGCGCGAGGCGCAGATCGCCGTCGGTTTTCACATCCCGGCGCTGCGCAGTGAGGATACGGCAGCGCTCGACGTGCTCGCGGTCGTGCTCGGCCAGGGAGAATCGTCGCGGTTGACCGCCCGCGTGCGGCGTGCGCGAGAACTGGCGACGAGCGCGTACGCCTACGCCCACTCGCTGCGCGATCCTGGGTTGTTCGTCGTCGGGATGACGGTGCCGCCGACGACGATCGGCGCCGCACTCGACGAGGCGCTGGTGCAGGTCTTTCGCCTCGCGATCGAGCCGATCGGCGACGCCGAGATCGACAAGGCGCGACGTGTGATCGAAGCCGACGCAATCTATCAGGAGGAGACCGCGCAGGGAGCTGCGCGCAAACTTGGCTTCTACGAACGGGTCGCGGGCCGCGCCGAGTTCGAGCGCGAGTATCTCGACCGCGTCGCGCGGACGACCGCGTCCGACGTGCGCGCGGCGGCGGCGCGCTACCTGCGCCCCGACAACGCCACGGTTGCGGCGCTGCTGCCCTCCGGCGGCCGGCTCGCGACCGCCCGCGGCCGCGACGCGCGCCGGGCGCGCCTCATCGCGGCCGTCGGCAAAGCCGCCGCGCGCGCAGCGAAGTCGTACGCACCGCCCGCGCCGATCGCGTTTGCCTCCGGAGTCGTCCGTGACGTGTTGCCCAACGGTCTGCGCGTCATCGTTCGCCGCGATGCGACCGTGCCGATCGTCGCGATGCGCGCGGTGTGGCTCGGGGGCGTACGCGCGGAGACAGCCCGCAACAACGGCATCAACTACCTGCTCGCGGCGCTGATCACGCGCGGGTGCGGCGAGTTGTCGGCCGAACAGCTCGCCGCCCGCGTGGACGACATGGCGGGAGTTCTGTCGGGGTTTTCGGGACGCAACACGTTCGGGTTGCGGGCCGAGTGGCTCGCGGCCGACTGGGAGGCGGGCCTCGGCCTGTTGGCCGATTGTATTCGCGCACCCGCGCTGCCGCACGCGGAGTTCTTGCGCGAGCGCCGCCGACTGCTCGACGAGATCGCCGCCCGCAGCGACAGCCCGAGCTACGTCGCGTTTCGCCTGCTGCAGGCCGAGCTGTTCCGGGGGCATCCGTATCGCTTCGATGTGCTCGGCGACGAGGCATCCGTCGCCAAGCTGTCGCGCAAGCAACTCGTCGATTATTACCGGAACCGCTATCCGGTCGGCGACATGGTGCTGGTCGTCGTCGGCGACGTCGACCCCGAGCGTGTTCTTCGGCGCGTCCGCGAGCTGTTCGGCGATGCACCGAGGCGTCGCCTGCGCGGTCCGGCCCGCGCGGCAGCGGGAGCGGCGCCTTCGTCCGGTGGGCCGCGCGAGGTCTACGGGTACCTCGACCGCCAGCAGGCGCACATGGTCGTCGGCTTTCCGGGGACGACCGTGGACGATCCGGATCGCTATGCGTTGGATGTGTTGACCACGATTCTCAGCGGGCAGGGGGGGCGGCTGTTCGTCGAGCTGCGCGATCGGCGCGGGCTGGCCTACCGCGTCGGCGCCACGTCGTTCGAGGGCGTCGATCCCGGGTACGTCGCGATCTACATCGCATGTAGCCCACAAAAGATCGAGCAAGCGTACGAGGCGATTCGATCCGAGCTGCGCCGCATTGTCCACGACAAAGTCAGCGACGACGAGTTGCGGCGGGCGCAGCGCTATCTCGTCGGCGCTCACGAGATCGCGTTGCAGCGCCGGTCGGCTATCGCGTCGGCGATGGCCTTCCACGAAGTCTACGGGCTCGGCGTCGACGAGTACGCGCGGTACGCCGCGGCGATCGACGCCGTGACGCCGGAGGACGTTCAACGGGTGGCGGCGACGTATCTGGACTGGGATGCGGCTGTCGTCGCCACGGTGAGGCCGCCGGCGTTCACGCCCGAGGCGGCGCGCAGGGCGCGCGGCGTCGTGTCCAAGCGCCGACCGGCGCGCGGTCCGCGCCGCGGCCGGAGAGGACGATGA